The Fulvia fulva chromosome 11, complete sequence genome segment TTGCGGCGCGGGAAGCGTTGCGCCGGGTCAGCCACCAAAGATAAGATGTTGGAACTCTGCTGGCTGCAGCTTGTGCCGCAGAGTTGTAGGACGGACACTGGCACGTGACTGGTGGGTTAGCGCTTGATGCATAAGAAAGTGGGCTCCACTCTTGCCAGAGGGCACAAAGGACAGGAAACACAGAATGTGTTGGTTTCTGGCAATGACTTGCAAGCTGAGTCGCTGGTATGAACATGCACGTTGCTCAAGATCTCCTATTTCGAGGATGCTGGTGCAGTGTTTCTCGTTTGTCAGCACTGCGCCCTACTTGTGTGTATTCGTTGGAGGATCACGTTGCTTTGATGAAGCTTATTGCTCCGGTTCTGGGGATTGGGACTGGAAAGGGATTCGGCTCCTTACCGAAAAGCCACTGCGTACTTTGTAAGAATGATGGGCGTGCGAGACATTGTTCCTCAACGCTGTAGCGGTGAATCAATATGTTGATGATCGTACTTCTTGCGTTGAGTGGTCGACAGAGAATAACAACAGGCGAGCATCTCGTACGTGCGGTAAGCAGTACGAGCACTGGCACCCACGAGAACGAGAGCGCATGGTCCTCATTCTTCGCGACACTTACCCATGGACGTCAACGATCTCGCCAACAAACCCTTCGAGACCTGCAAGACCTTTCTCTCCCCTCTCTGTTCCGCCGTACAGCCCTGGACCACCTCCGGGCATGACCAAGACTTGGTCGCCCGGTAGAACAAACTCCTTCGAAGCATCCAGAGAAAAGGTGACCAGGAGATGTGTTGCAGTGACTACCCCAGCGACTGGGCTATTCTGACCATCTAAGCCAACATCTAAGCCAACATCCAGGTCGAAGGAGAAAGGCTCAGTGGTTGCTGACTGCTGTCGCTCCACCACAGGAGAGTCCGGTGCACGAGCAGATATGACTTTGGCAGAAGCGCGCACGCTTGACATGTATACCACAACATGGTTGCCAACAGCGAGCGTGTCCAGATCTTCGCGCTGGAACCTTGCCGTGAATGTACGAGTGGCAAGCGTCTGCATTGCAGTCAACACCATGCCTTTGCGTACCCGAGCAAGAGGCGCAGTCTTGGCTTCGTGCTCGTCGAGCGTCAAGGCAAGAGTGCCCACCTGGTCGGCATGTAACGCATGCACCGGGAGTCGCAGATTTCGAATACTTGTCACTTTGACATGGCGCCATTCTTGCCTTGGCAAATGGAAGTATGATCGACTCAGCAGCGAGTCTCGCAGAGCTCCCGGGAACGATCGCGACGTTGGCAGACCAGACGAAGCTCTACGCAAAGGACGCTCATCGGAGTCCTCGGAATCTTCACCATGTTCATGACCCGAGAAAGGGCCAACCACAATGGTGTCGCCAACTGTGATCTGACCACACCGCAAATGCCCCGATACAATGACACCTGCGACTTCAGCCGGCTTACTGTAGACGTCCTCAACATCGAAGATCGTAAGAGAGCTCTCGGGCGACCCAGTAATGATCGCGGCTGGGAGGGGCAGCTCGTGCAGTAAGACGTGCAAGTTTCCAACCCCGGTACCTTCGACCGCGCTCGTGAGCACAATTGGCACGACTTCTCTAGCATCATTCAGTAGTGGCAGCGCGGTCTGATACGCAGTCTCAATCAATGAGGCCGGCAAACTTTGCACGTCTGCTTCAACAACAACTCCAGGCCTGTTGGGTATGATCGCCGGTCTTTTGCCCGCCTTCTTCAAGGCATCTAACACTTTTGTCAGGCTTTCTCTTAGTCCACTTCGGGACGCTAAGTCAAGTTTTGTGATCACAACAACCAATGGAAGATTGAGTCGCAGGCAGAGATCTAACTGGGCGCCCGAGAGATCCATGTCGGGGACTGCTGCTAGGTGCGGCGAACCACTGCTGCCGCTTATTTGCGGCGTGGTATCTTTGGTGTCGTCTGCAGGGATACACAAAAGTGTCCAATGAGGTGCCCAGCCCACCAGTCCTCTTAGCGTGGTTCGTCGGTACCGAGGATGGCCTGCGGAATCCGAGACGAAGACGAGTCGACTGCCAGCGGCGGCAGCGTGTATGTCGATCCATGAAGCTATGTTCTCCGTGGCATAGTTGACAACCTCGACGGAACCTTCCGTTGAGTCTTGGTATCCCAGCAGTTCCTGTGTCACCGAGCTTGTCATGCCAGACGTGATCTCGTGACGGTGCCGGAGCATACTCAGACGACTCTTGCCGCGACCGTTGTCGAGAGTGGATGTTGTCAACGTGCCGAGTAGCGTTGATTTTCCTGACATAGTCGGTCCAGTGAGTGTTATCCTGAGCTGCTCTGTGGCTGGAGTCGTCAACTCGACGGTAGATGGTAGTGCAGTCAACGGCTGGCCAGCTGCTGCAAGCTCCTTCGGAGCTAAAGGTGGACTTTTCGCATGGAGATATGGCTTCACAAAAGCTTCGGCCACGAGGAGCTTACCAGAACGTTGTACCTTGCGCTCCTCCTTGCTCACGACGACATCCTCTAGCCATTCACATTCTCCAACAACCTCATTCCGTAGCACCTCGACGACACATCCTAGACATGCCGCCATAGCACGTAGATTGTTCAGACTTTCGCTCATCTCATCTTCCGCCAAACCGATCAGTGTGCCGTCATCGGATACACCAATCTCGTAGAGGGCGCCCTGGCTCTCCTCCAACCCATGAAGCAGTCTTGCGGGCTGCTGTGGCGCCACAAGTTCAGGCAGTGCGTCCGGTAGAGATGGAAGAATGATATTTGTGGCTGATGAAGTGTGATGTGGTGAAGATTGCTGCAAGCGCCAGAGCAGCTGTGTTGTAAGCTGTTCCAACCTATGCTGTCTCGTCTGATGAGTCGAGGCTTGTGGAGGCGTAGCAGCAGCATTCGTGGAGTCCAGGCCACTGTCTTCAGCAATGTGTGCTGGAGAGTTGCTATTGAACTTGGAGTGCTTTGAACCTGAGATCATACTGCCAGTGCTGGTGGACCTGAACTTCCGCCGAGCACGAAGCAGTAGGTGCAACTTGTACTCGACCGGCCCATCCTGAGGCTCTGCTTTCAACCGTGTGACTCTGTTGCCACTTTGCGCGCCATCCTTGAGTGACAGAGCCGCCAAGTTGAGGTCGGTACCGCCTTCTTCCTCGCCGTTGTGATCTTCCACCCCTTCAGGAGTGTCTGCACCTTGCAGCCACGGAGAATGCACCCTTGGAGGCTCAGGCTCCCATGTGAAGATTGATGCCATACTCATCTGGAATGTCTGCAACACTGAGTCCCCAACAGCTTTGCAGGAGACTGAAGCTTGCAGGCTACCTTTCGGATCTTGATCAGAGGATCGCGTACTTTATTGCATACAGTATGCCCGAAGATTGCTACCTCTTTCTCTGTGCACTTCACTCATTTGCTATACCGCGGTTTCGTCGGTTTTATCCGGACTTGTTTTCTTGAAGACAGTGTGTTGGTGTGCGAGTAGTGGACGCGGAATAGCTCGGCCATGGATTGGTACATCGTGGTGACTGGTGGCGGGATGTGGTTGTCGCGACGAGATGGCTGTGGCAGCATCAGGAGCAGGTAAGCACGACCATGTTCTTCGCGATGTCGTTGCCGTCGTGGTGTGTGTCTGTTGCAGTTCAAGAGGTGGCGTCCGTCAACTTCATCCTGCCGACGAATTTCCAGTCATGTGACGGAGACAGCGGGGCATGGGATGGTCTTGGCTTTGCCTCGGAGGTTCTTCCTCAGCTCCCTCCACCTCCACTACTTGCACCTATTCTGAGCCTCACCGGTGGAACAATACCGGCCGCCGCGATGTGGGACACCGGTGAGGCCAGAAGCCCAGCCGAGGCCCATCGCATACCGTGCTGCATGGGGTAACCGTAGCAGTCAGGAGGCATCAGCGTGTCCCTCACCAAGTCACACCATCTGCGCCGCAACAAGTGGAGACGCAAGACGGACATGTCAGCCCGCCATCTTACTGTGGCTCTGGGACGGACTAACGAGCCGACAGCTTGCAAGCGATCATGACCAGGACCGGAATGCCGCAAAAGCAGGCACGCAGGGTATCATGCATGACGCGCTCGGCCCACCCGCAATCCTCGCTCCCACGCACATGGCAAG includes the following:
- a CDS encoding GTP-binding protein 2, whose protein sequence is MSMASIFTWEPEPPRVHSPWLQGADTPEGVEDHNGEEEGGTDLNLAALSLKDGAQSGNRVTRLKAEPQDGPVEYKLHLLLRARRKFRSTSTGSMISGSKHSKFNSNSPAHIAEDSGLDSTNAAATPPQASTHQTRQHRLEQLTTQLLWRLQQSSPHHTSSATNIILPSLPDALPELVAPQQPARLLHGLEESQGALYEIGVSDDGTLIGLAEDEMSESLNNLRAMAACLGCVVEVLRNEVVGECEWLEDVVVSKEERKVQRSGKLLVAEAFVKPYLHAKSPPLAPKELAAAGQPLTALPSTVELTTPATEQLRITLTGPTMSGKSTLLGTLTTSTLDNGRGKSRLSMLRHRHEITSGMTSSVTQELLGYQDSTEGSVEVVNYATENIASWIDIHAAAAGSRLVFVSDSAGHPRYRRTTLRGLVGWAPHWTLLCIPADDTKDTTPQISGSSGSPHLAAVPDMDLSGAQLDLCLRLNLPLVVVITKLDLASRSGLRESLTKVLDALKKAGKRPAIIPNRPGVVVEADVQSLPASLIETAYQTALPLLNDAREVVPIVLTSAVEGTGVGNLHVLLHELPLPAAIITGSPESSLTIFDVEDVYSKPAEVAGVIVSGHLRCGQITVGDTIVVGPFSGHEHGEDSEDSDERPLRRASSGLPTSRSFPGALRDSLLSRSYFHLPRQEWRHVKVTSIRNLRLPVHALHADQVGTLALTLDEHEAKTAPLARVRKGMVLTAMQTLATRTFTARFQREDLDTLAVGNHVVVYMSSVRASAKVISARAPDSPVVERQQSATTEPFSFDLDVGLDVGLDGQNSPVAGVVTATHLLVTFSLDASKEFVLPGDQVLVMPGGGPGLYGGTERGEKGLAGLEGFVGEIVDVHG